The Caenorhabditis elegans chromosome I genome includes the window gaaaataaagcaTGGAAGATTCTGTCGGAGGATGTTCAATGTGAATCTGATCTATGGAATTTAGTTACAGAGAAACGAAAATCTAGTTGGTTaactgaaaagaaaatcaaCGAATACATGAGTAACATGCAGAAAAATCTTAGCTCTGCTGTCAATGtaagttcaaaattattttttgctagGTAGTCCTCCGCCTCTCGCCCTAAAAATGCCTTCTAGGAGGCCAGGGTTTCATAtctgtattttaaaatttcaggaattcaACACACTCCGTGGTCAAATCAGAAATGAGCTGAATCCTGAAGAtaatgatgaagaagaagcaaagattcgaaaacaaaatatgatgaaaaaacagatggaaaggaaattggaaaaactgaaaattgataatgcTGATCTACTGAAATCTAATTGTTGAattctttggttttttcaattacCTGTTGTTgtataaaatgtttataaaataaatgattCAACtttaatattattaaaataaaaggaTTAGAGAAGTAAGGCAAGATGTTTGGTGTAGAAGCATACGCCCGCCCGCCTCACACCCATTAAACGCCTTTAAAATAGCAAGTAACCATATTTCTACGTACATTTATACgctagatttttttgtaaagaaaacataaaaactgGAACAACTTGTAGATTTTATTCGGATTCTGAATCAGTTGAGCTTGTTTCATAACAATAGGAGACAGTGAAGAAAGAAGGATTTTGTAGAAATTCGTTGAATCTATCGATTCGACTTGTTTCTATGACTTCCAACAGATTTCTTTGAAGAACTGTTTGACAATGCACGTGATTTTTGCTCTTTCTTTGACGATTTCTTTGAAGATTTCTTTGATGATGGGGCCTTCGAATGTTTTGAAGAATGTTTCGATGACGTTTTTGTGACTTCGCGTTGCTGAATTCCAGATCTTGATGACTGAAAATATGACATATAGATATCGAGGAGTCGAACATTTTAATTAAACcttgattgattttttcgatgcCTTTTTCTCCAAGTTTTTCTCCGACTTTCTCTCCGAAGGAGTTTTCGTAGACTTCTGTGGAGTTACAGAATATGCCTTAGGAGCAGAAACTGGATCCGCTAAGTAAACGGATCTTGCATTATTTCCCGAAGTCTTCGACGCTTCTCCATATGTCGATTTCCCAGTTTCAATGTAGATTGATCGAGGCTCTTGTGTTGGTGTTCTCATGGTGTCAACGGGTGGCGTTGTTGTGGATGAAACTTTAGgtgtctgaaaaatgtggGTTTTATAGTTCCCTGAAGAACTCTATGGGAATGTGCGTGTAAATACTAACTGTAACGCAGAAAATaggtggtaggcaggcacgtacaCCTGAAACCATGCATGCCTTCCACGGAAACTCAGCAATCACAATAGTCTCACCTTTGCCGACCCATCCTTCAATTTGTTCTCCTTTGGCGCTCTCAATGATTTTTGAGAAGCAGAGCGTCTGACATTTTGAGCATAACGTGCTTCACTCGAACATTGACCCTTTTGACAACCTTTCTCATTGCACTGGAAACGGTCTGAATTTGCATTTGGAGACTGAAATAATCTGATTCAATTGAAACTTTATTACTAGAATTTGGCTTACCACCAATAGCTTAGGCTCCATTCTCTTGAGTGCATCTGCTCTCAATTTGCTCATTCCACGACTTGAGTCAATTTTCTGCGATGTTACACTTGAACGAGAGCTTTTTGGTTCACTGTCTTTCAGGATTCGGCTACTTTTTGCTGTTTCCAAATTCTCATCAGTCGATCTTTTGCTTCTCTTACTCATCTTACTTGACTTCTTACTCGGCACTTCTTCATTCTTTTTGACTTTCTTGTCTTTCGAGCTTTCACGTTTTGATCCTCTTTTgctctccttcttcttctccaattCTCTAACTTTCTCATCTGTTGATCTTTTCTTTCTATTGCTCTTCGAACTATTAACCGGGGCTTCAGCTTCGCGATCATCCTCAGGATCAGAACGATTGTCTTGCTCAGcactcttcttcttttcagaCTTTTGCTGCTTCTTGCTCTTTCTGGAACTATCCTTCTTGCTTTGCTGcgatttttctttcatatcTTTTGATTTATCTCTTGAGCTAGAACGTCTTGATCCTTCTTCATTATTGTCTCTAAcactcttcttctttttcagtgACCGATCTCTATCATCATAATCAACTGGCGGAATGAAAAGTGGTTCAGAGTACTTATGACTTTTCTCTTGAGAACTACGACGACTatttttatcttttgaaaTCTTTCGTTTAGAATCATCTCTATTACTCTTCTCCAAATTCCTTTTAGATCCACTTTTCTTGATTCTTGAGCTGTCACTGTCCCTCTCTCGATCccttttaatcgattttttagatcTTGCAATTCTCTTCGACCGTTCCTTTTTACGTCGTTCACTCTCACGCTTCTTTCTTTTACTTCTCTGACTTTTTCTGCTCTTTTCCTTTCTCAACTTCTTCTTCCGTCTCGAACTCGACTTCTTCCGTTGAGCACTTCGACGCTTGCTTCGTTGCGATCTTTTCGACTTGTTCGATCTCGAGCTTTTTCTGCTGTTTCTTGAGTTGGATCGTTGCCCAGTTGTGCATCCCATTGATATCATTGCTCCAGCGACGGTAGCCGTGGCAGCAAGACACACTGAAAGAGTCATGTTATGTCAGACAACTACACGTTTAACTTACAGCAGTTTATTGCATTATGAATTTGCTCCGGATGCAAACTCatgttattaaaatttgaaataaattttttattgaacagGGAGGAGGGGGGGATAAATAATAAATCGCGTAAATTCTAGTTCAcgaagttaaaaaataatttcataattaaaaaaaacaacttgatCCATATTGCAAGATTTCATATGTAcaaaaatgcctgcctgcTTGCCTG containing:
- the Y106G6D.3 gene encoding Myb-like protein X (Partially confirmed by transcript evidence), yielding MSLHPEQIHNAINCLCLAATATVAGAMISMGCTTGQRSNSRNSRKSSRSNKSKRSQRSKRRSAQRKKSSSRRKKKLRKEKSRKSQRSKRKKRESERRKKERSKRIARSKKSIKRDRERDSDSSRIKKSGSKRNLEKSNRDDSKRKISKDKNSRRSSQEKSHKYSEPLFIPPVDYDDRDRSLKKKKSVRDNNEEGSRRSSSRDKSKDMKEKSQQSKKDSSRKSKKQQKSEKKKSAEQDNRSDPEDDREAEAPVNSSKSNRKKRSTDEKVRELEKKKESKRGSKRESSKDKKVKKNEEVPSKKSSKMSKRSKRSTDENLETAKSSRILKDSEPKSSRSSVTSQKIDSSRGMSKLRADALKRMEPKLLVSPNANSDRFQCNEKGCQKGQCSSEARYAQNVRRSASQKSLRAPKENKLKDGSAKTPKVSSTTTPPVDTMRTPTQEPRSIYIETGKSTYGEASKTSGNNARSVYLADPVSAPKAYSVTPQKSTKTPSERKSEKNLEKKASKKSIKSSRSGIQQREVTKTSSKHSSKHSKAPSSKKSSKKSSKKEQKSRALSNSSSKKSVGSHRNKSNR